From a region of the Kwoniella mangroviensis CBS 8507 chromosome 1 map unlocalized Ctg01, whole genome shotgun sequence genome:
- a CDS encoding mitochondrial 37S ribosomal protein uS9m has product MSLSLPSTASSSLRSLRSLTLGATRSYASLSPYSPPSSSEYPPPRRPTRPSSSEFFTGRPVFHESLSELDLTIDTIKKSLRVKHIYPLPSELPYVNPPQANWISKEELSTLFDIKLRTNTLRQVHELLSELNHLRHVSDLSGNGELVGKINEVLSRYERRSASSSSSGVDFKKTTEEGEGQGIDEFGRSYGMGRKKTSSSRVWLIPTQALLSTTTDSTPSSSASASASAEILINHIPLSQYFVRPSDRETILRPLKITGYLGAFNIFGFSRGGGMSSQASAVGLAVARALGVAKEDARDILQADGALMRDTRMTERKKTGRAKARKGYTWVKR; this is encoded by the exons atgtctctctctctcccctCGACAGCCTCGTCCTCTCTCCGGTCTCTCCGATCCCTCACTCTTGGCGCTACTCGATCATACGCTTCACTCTCACCTTACTCTCCTCCCTCGTCATCCGAATACCCCCCACCTCGACGACCCACCCGTCCGTCTTCCAGCGAATTCTTCACGGGCCGCCCAGTGTTCCATGAATCCCTATCGGAGCTCGACCTCACTATTGACACTATCAAGAAATCCCTACGGGTCAAACACAtatatcctcttccatccgAATTGCCATACGTCAACCCTCCTCAGGCAAATTGGATCTCTAAAGAGGAATTATCAACACTGTTTGATATCAAATTGCGTACGAACACTTTACGTCAGGTCCACGAACTTTTGTCGGAGTTGAATCACCTTAGACACGTCTCGGACTTGAGTGGCAATGGTGAACTTGTAGGAAAGATCAATGAAGTCTTGTCTAGGTACGAAAGGCgctctgcttcttcctcttcgtctgGTGTGGATTTCAAGAAGACGAccgaagagggagagggacaAGGGATAGATGAATTTGGTAGATCCtatggaatgggaagaaagaaaacaTCAAGCTCGAGAGTATGGCTTATACCTACACAAGCGTTATTATCAACTACCACCGATAGTACTCCTTCAAGTTCGGCTTcggcttcagcttcagcgGAAATTTTGATCAACCATATACCCCTTTCACAGTATTTCGTCAGACCTTCTGATCGAGAGACTATCCTTCGTCCGTTGAAAATCACCGGATACCTCGGCGCGTTCAATATATTTGGGTTCTCGAGAGGCGGAGGAATGTCCAGTCAGGCTTCGGCCGTGGGATTGGCAGTGGCTAGAGCGTTAGGGGTAGCCAAAGAAGATGCGAGGGATATCTTACAGGCTG ATGGCGCCCTGATGAGAGATACAAGAATGAcggagaggaagaagacgggTAGAGCCAAGGCTAGAaaagga TACACTTGGGTCAAACGATAA